In the Populus trichocarpa isolate Nisqually-1 chromosome 8, P.trichocarpa_v4.1, whole genome shotgun sequence genome, AAAGGGCCTCTCACACAATGCAAACCAAATCCATTCGTTTTGCTCACAAATAGCAAAAAGGCCCACCTTCTCCAGCAGCCATTTGGGGTGCTCCTTGCTGGTATCATATAACAAATAATTGTTCATGATGGCTTGTCCTGATCTTCGGAGCCCTAAGCTAGCGCCTTGCTTGTTTTTTGGTCACAATTTACATTCCTGCTGGCGACAGAAAGCTTTATTGTGTCCCAAtgcaaaatttatatttctgcTCAATTAAATGATGTTAAGCATATTCctgttttgaaaagaaaaaaaattatatttagcaTGACTTGGATGTCACCTAGCTTGATTGCTACAGTCATTTAGAGGGTTTACTTGATAATGCATCGGAGATACTTATGTggaatataaaaacattaaattaattttttttatatgattttaaatatcTCTCACGTAGCAATGCCAAAAGCTTAGGAAAACACTTGGGGTTGTTGAGtttttcccatgaaaaaaaaaaaggaaaagcatgtatttttagttttttatgatgtgtggtttgtatttaaaaaaaaaatatacctataaaaaaacctcaatctTATCTCATCACAATTCATTCCCAAACACACAGTTCACAAGACGTGCTGAAATCACAGTACCAAAAACATGACTTGAATATTACTCATGCTGAAGGTGAGTTCATTGGATCCCTGCTCCCGTTGTGTGCTAAACATTGAAGGATAAGAGATTGACagttttgaaagaaaacaaaatgcattGATTTCGACGAAAAGCTGGCCGACCTCAGATCTGATTCCACTATGCACTTTCATCTTGAAATGACATGGGTGATGGGTGTTTGCCTACTGTTCCGTAATAAAATACTTGAAAGTTACAGGTATTTCCGGGACAAATTTATCTCAGAACTGACAGTTATAATTATCTCTGTTAATTAACCCAAACCCTAAGCTTTGGATGAGCagatatgttattttataaaatgtttgtCCGGTATCTAATCGGGTGAATTTGACAGCCTCCCAGATTTATAATTACCTTTGCCAAGGTCACCCGATGGTTTTCCCTCGCCGATCTATCTTGTTAGACAGCTAGCTGGCCGCTGGCTAGGCCTAACATAGTCATGCTGTATCCACAAGACATCACATGCAGTTATAACCTCTTGAAATCACATGGATTCTCCTTGTCTGTGAATGTATCATGTGAATGTCTATGGTAACCACCATGCTTTATTAGCTCATCACTGCGTCTAATTATTGGTGAGgaaattcttcttcttgtttttaccCATGGTTCTGGCTCTAAATCTCTCCTTTAAGGACCCGTGAATCTAAAGTGAGGAAAACATAGGTTGTGGGGGATGCTCGCAGCCACACTGGATGTCTTTTCTTCGATCAATAGTTATATCTTTAGGAGATTCCCTTGTCTCGAAGATTCATCTCTCTGTCCCATATGCTTTTCCAGAGTAAACAGCGGTGATCGCCTTTAGAATTGTTGCAGTTACACGGATTATATCCCGTATTAATTTGCGCAGTCAAACCAGTTTCTTCATGGTGGATCCATGCAGTTTACACAGAGGGCTGGGTCGCTAAAAAAAAACGACACCCATTTATGCGTTTGTGTATTGTCAGCGAGATCAATttaattcacaagaaaaaaaaatggcgaGAAATTACCTTGAACAATTGCTTcgaaataataattgaaaaattatcagCTGAAAACAAGTGGACAATATCTTAGTGGTTTATgtttggaatttgttttttaaagaatgagatttaaagattaaaaaaatattatttctgttTAACCCGAACTCCTGTATTTcgctagtaaaaaaaataaaaatagaaatagggACTCgattttttaaattggtatGCTCTTGTTTTACCATCGTCGCGCAATTTCCACACAAACCATCACCAACCAAGTTACCAAAAATCTCAACCACACCGAACCAGAACCCCAACTCCCAAGCTTTCTTCCTTGATCAGTAAAATGACTGACACGTGTGCGAACTACCCTTCTGACCACGCTTGACACTTGGTGTCTATGAAAACCCGTGTAGGTATTAAACAAGTCCGAGTCGGACAATGATAACGCTTACCCCATTTTGACGGGATAAACCGGTAAAACCACTCCTGTCCAATCGCTTCGATATACCATTTTACGAGGAGACCACAAGCTTGAACATTCCTGATTGCAGGGCAACTCAAAGCGAACCGCATCAGCCTCCATTCCAAACACAAACGACAGGGACATCCTCGAGAACGACCAGCAGCTTCCATGAGATGAGATGAAGTGCGTCTTTGATATTATTATGTtgcgtgtttttttaaaattgtttattatttaaaaatacataaaagatattttttatattttaatgttagcaagtttatattataaaaagcatcaatttgatatatttttattaaaaaataatataaattatattttaaaattttacctaGCAATTTAAATTGACGTGTTGAGAtgatttaatatgatatcaaagttttaatgattaaataattataaatttaaaaataatataaattatatattaaaacttatTTGATAACTTGgaaagatattttaatacttttaagaAGAAAGATATTTTTGATAAAGTACTCGGGAAAGAAGCTATTGCAGTCCTATCCAGAAAGTTCAAGatagatttttttgtaattatgattGTGATGTAATAAGgtgaacagaagaaaaaaacaagttaaagatATTGTATGAGTCCAtagtatatataaatttgaatcCAACAGCTACGGCAAAAATCaacaatccttttattttaaaaaaataataatttacatcGTGCACAAAACACAACAAACgcaattatcttttaataaaaaaatatatttaaatggaCTCTTCTAAAATGCAATTCAGAAGCCTCGAGAAAGGTAATTTATCAACCATACTAAACCATTTAAGATAagataaaaagttaattaaaaaacgAGTTCATTTACTGCTTGAAAAAACATTGCAGGTTGGATATTGTGAAAATGAAAGACTACAGTCCTTTTCTCTGAACCGTCGCCGTCAACGTTTGCTGGCTCACCGTTTGTTGCCATTGCATCACCACCGGACAAAGCAGGTAGAGATCGTCGTTGATTGAAAACTAATATCATTATCGAGAAAGAATTAATATTGCGCTAGCTAGGAACTCTATGTCGATCAACTAGTTTGTCCTTGTTGCGtattaaattaaactatgtACCACGTAGAATAATAGAATAAATGCAATTACACAGATCTTGACTGATTgatgattgtttttgtattttaaaatatttttttaaaaaaaaataaattgtttttaattttttaaaattaatgttttttttattatattttcaaatgattttgatatagtaatattaaaaataatttttaaaaataaaaaattattttaatagaaacACGAcaaatctttttcaaaaatcttataGTTTCCAGGGAGATGGGTGGATACTGAATAGTTTCATTTAATGCAAGCTGATGGAATTGgaatatttcttctttattcCAACCCAATAATTATTTCACATTATTAGTTAGaaatagttgttttttcttatcatttgcACATGCTCGGagtcctcttcttttcttttcctttctttgtttcaGTAGGTACTTGTCGTGCAGGTGGTGGCATTTAAAGcagtgttttaaaacccggaccggcccgacgggtcgacccgggacccggccgacccgggcctgggaccggtccaAGTGGAGGCAAAAACCCGTTTGGAAATTGGCCCGGGAAAACCCGGTCAACCctgcgggtcgacccgggacccggtccacccggtcaaacccgggtgagacccggtcAATTTTTTTCCTGCCGCTGCCGCtgcctcttctcttccttcgaCCTCCGCGTCCCGGCCTATTGCACCTGCTGTCTAAGGAGCAAAACCCAAGTTGGAGGAGTTCCATTGAAATTCACACTCTTCACCTTCTTCTCACTAGCATTCACTATAACCGCAGCTCTCCTATCAGTCTTCTTCGCCATCAATGACGTCATAATCCCTTGCTCCTGTTTCCCCAATCCTTGCCCTTCCTTCCACCCCATCTTCGCCATCATCCTCTGCGCCGCAGTCATTTGTCCACCAGCACCAACTCCCAACCCTACCGTCCCTTACGTCCCAATACTAAACCCATCCCCATTCCTGGGTGGCGAAGAACTCCTCGGAACACCTCCACTCATGGCAGCACGCCTTCTCCATGCTTCCTCCCCAAAAATATTCACATCCCTGTCCCtatccctctccctctccctctcctcctcctcctcttgcgTCCTCCTCTCAATCTCCCTCAACCTCTCCGCTTCCATcgccttcctttttttctccctcctATAATCTTCATAATCATTCGGCCTGGTTGGATCATACTCCTCAACAACCACCGAATTCACCCTTACCAGTTCCGGTTGCGGAGCCACCTCATCGGGTAGCACAGTCGCCGCCGCCACGAACGGAGAAACTAAAGATTTGGAAGCAGagatttagggtttaggtttgttaggattttttaaaatagttagtGATGATGTGAGCAGAAGAAATTAATGTGTTGATTAATAAAAGTGAATGTGGtgttaatttagaatttaggtttgttttttttttggttgacccgggttaacccgggtcaacccatctgacccgtgacccgatcacttaaccgggtcgggtttcaaaactatgatttaaaGACTAGATTATTCAAACCCTGaataattacttaaaaaactcaattgtcAACTATTAAGTTTACACAGAAATATATATCCATGGTAGTTTGGTTTCATCTAACCATCCCAGTTAAAAAATGGGATTCAAtaagtaattttatattattttattttttaaaataaaaatcatctaaaTTTGAAATTCATGCAAGCTGCAATACCGTCattatttaaacttttaatcacttaattatttaaaattcaatattacatcaaaaaattattttaagaaataataatatttaaaattttaattatttgattattaaaaatttaatattatatcaaataattatgtaaCTCGAAAACTTAAGAGAGACTGTATCATATCTcctgtcaaagaatcatctcaacccaatagcttaagctgttggATGAGGTcccagaatatgatttatattattctctaacacactcccTCGAGTGAAAGtcatttgggcttgaaactttaCAGGcctacattaccttgtgcttaatttttatcaaataaataggatggtgagattcgaactcgtgactgcttggtcatcaaggctctgataccatgttaaagaaccatctgaACCCAATAATTTAAGCTATTAATTAGGTGAGATGAGAtatcatgatataatttatattattctcaaacACCTTCAATATCATAAACAGTCTTAAACTTGATGAAAATCATGCTAGAGAAAAAGTTAATACAGACAAAAATCTCATTACAACTTCTCAAAACTATCAACAATGAATGTCCAATATTAAGCTAAAATATGCTGTTCATTAAACATAAATCTTTCTGCTCAGCTAGCAATTTAAATTAGCAATGTAAACTTCATAACTCAAAATTCTTTAACACTTCTACTTTAATTCTTTATTggtttagaaagaaaaataaataagatgaaCTAATCATAGCTTAACAAGTAAAGCTTCACGCACAGTACCACCAAACACAAGTTACATCCCAACTGCTGGCCTTGGTTGCAACCATTTATCTTATATATTATGCCTTGTTGCATTTCTTTTCCTCTGTCAACAGGAGGCTCTTTTACTTGCTGCTTGGCCAAGTTAGCTCCAATTTCCAAGTTATTCCACTTGATTggatttgttgttgttattcaCCTCTCCCGATCAAACCTACTGCAAAATCTTCTGTTTCTAGTTACAGAATGTCGCTACCAGGTTCTGGGTAAGATTCATTCGTCCAAGCACATCGAGCTCTCGCCTTTTTTTCATGTCTCTAAAAAATTGTCACTCACTGGTCCTTTCAATATATTAATCTTCGTGAAGATATTCATTTGCTGTTTATTTATCCATGTATTCTTGTTGCGACGgcaatttgaattgttttcttGAGATGAGAAAAgtagaataaaatatatctgGTTGCATTATTATAATAGATAATGCCCTGCAAATCATTAAATAGAGACGCTTGAAAGAACTATAAAACTTGGTAGATAACCaccagatttttctttttctaaaaaaaaaaagaaaaacttggtcGAACGAACACAGCAGTGTCGTCGAATACAGGCAATGGCGTGGCGATGATGCGTGCACGGTTATTCTAGAAGAGGAGGAAATCTAACACCAGAGAAGGAAATCGAAGTCACGAATCTACCGACATGTTTATTCTCGGAAAGGGAAATGATGCGATCCTAGATAGTACAGGGTCTTCTGTTCAATCTATATCTCTTCGCCCAGCATGACATGGGAGGCAGGTAAAACTTTGGCTTTTTCAAGCGGAAGACTAAGAGCGTGGAAATAACTAGACTGGTCTCTGGTCGTATGCTTTCTTATTGTTATgagaataaattaagaaaaaaattacaatttacttAGTGATGGTTTGTTATTGGGCGtagttgtttaaaaattaattttttattttaaattaatatttttatatttttatattatttttatatattgatatcaaaaataaatttaaaaaaataaaaaaatattttaatatatttctaaaaaaaattattttaaaacacaaca is a window encoding:
- the LOC18101398 gene encoding DNA-damage-repair/toleration protein DRT111, chloroplastic; this encodes MKKRRELDVLGRMNLTQNLVATFFSPFVAAATVLPDEVAPQPELVRVNSVVVEEYDPTRPNDYEDYRREKKRKAMEAERLREIERRTQEEEEERERERDRDRDVNIFGEEAWRRRAAMSGGTVGLGVGAGGQMTAAQRMMAKMGWKEGQGLGKQEQGIMTSLMAKKTDRRAAVIVNASEKKVKSVNFNGTPPTWVLLLRQQVQ